In Lujinxingia vulgaris, the following are encoded in one genomic region:
- a CDS encoding flavodoxin domain-containing protein, which yields MDTITRLALIYQADTIETRQVADAIATHLKEMSHRVELFTAEAIPEELELSDYDGVIFGSALEDGEYAQPIEELIGERHRELQHMPAAFFSVSLSEHDDADALRAESERCIERLIIETDFNPAFFASFTTELPSSSRGFMKQMSMEPLGRRMEGELGFDIADEEDYETLEGADVEEFVEGFLRQIAFMIGRPAEPASSSPLPY from the coding sequence ATGGACACGATCACCCGACTCGCTCTTATCTACCAGGCCGACACGATCGAAACGCGGCAGGTCGCTGACGCGATCGCGACCCATCTCAAGGAGATGAGTCACCGCGTGGAGCTTTTCACCGCCGAGGCCATCCCCGAGGAGCTGGAGCTCAGCGATTATGACGGGGTGATCTTCGGGAGCGCGCTGGAGGATGGGGAGTATGCACAGCCGATCGAGGAGCTGATCGGGGAGCGGCACCGGGAGCTGCAGCATATGCCGGCGGCGTTTTTCAGCGTCAGCTTGAGCGAGCACGACGACGCTGACGCGCTGCGCGCCGAGAGTGAGCGCTGCATCGAGCGCCTGATCATTGAGACGGATTTTAATCCGGCCTTCTTCGCCTCGTTTACCACCGAGCTGCCGAGCTCAAGCCGCGGCTTTATGAAGCAGATGAGCATGGAGCCCCTCGGGAGGCGGATGGAGGGTGAGCTGGGCTTTGATATTGCGGATGAGGAGGACTACGAGACCCTGGAGGGCGCCGATGTCGAGGAGTTCGTGGAGGGTTTCTTAAGGCAGATCGCCTTTATGATCGGGCGGCCGGCGGAGCCGGCGTCGAGCTCTCCGCTTCCCTATTAG
- a CDS encoding DUF7151 family protein translates to MQPTAQKSSLVTLVALLLTSTAAGCGSEAPQEGPSLSVTEATSEQCPHGGQVILIDETEHVLCQGAPGEDGESPEIEVTDATAEQCDEGGVVITLDDESHIICDGEDGEDGEDGQPGESGAHVVVRASEAEVAQCEFGGTFLEFGLDANANSILDAEEDVIESTSICNGATGEAGQAGLNTAMRVSAADVASCEFGGTLLEFGLDANANGSLDAEEDVIESEFICNGAPGEDGLTPTVTLGNATSEDCPGGEGTLLTIGEESTLICPLMVVYAADLPTGTLVVDSATVWNEAPLEWRVVHHNYGFLANSVTLRTTEFVALRAIYNAGWANAWGSSDLRTWLNADFAAAFSPALSEALTPVTIPWVSINSGDLTTGGDVDAVFIASRTELGGEAVAGEGEVFDWFADPATAAERRAESETPVQYWTRTGMWTTYSGSEYPMSAWMVNTSGDFVAGNWTSDPFGVRPVINIDGDTLVVQRESNRFEVITLD, encoded by the coding sequence TTGCAGCCTACCGCTCAGAAATCATCGCTCGTCACCCTCGTCGCTCTCCTGCTCACCTCCACCGCGGCCGGCTGCGGCTCGGAAGCCCCCCAGGAAGGCCCCTCCCTCAGCGTCACCGAGGCCACCAGCGAGCAATGCCCCCACGGCGGTCAGGTCATCCTCATCGATGAGACCGAGCACGTCCTCTGCCAGGGCGCCCCGGGCGAAGATGGTGAATCGCCCGAGATCGAGGTCACCGACGCCACGGCCGAGCAGTGTGATGAGGGTGGCGTGGTCATCACCCTCGACGATGAAAGCCACATCATCTGCGACGGCGAAGATGGCGAAGACGGTGAAGACGGCCAGCCTGGCGAGTCGGGTGCCCACGTGGTGGTACGCGCCAGTGAGGCCGAGGTCGCACAGTGCGAGTTTGGCGGCACCTTCCTGGAGTTTGGCCTCGACGCCAACGCCAACAGCATCCTCGACGCCGAAGAAGACGTGATCGAGAGCACCTCCATCTGCAACGGCGCCACCGGTGAAGCGGGTCAGGCGGGCCTCAACACGGCGATGCGCGTCAGCGCCGCCGACGTGGCCAGCTGCGAGTTCGGCGGCACGCTCCTGGAGTTTGGCCTCGACGCCAACGCCAACGGCAGCCTCGACGCCGAAGAAGACGTGATCGAGAGCGAATTCATCTGCAACGGCGCCCCCGGCGAAGACGGGCTTACCCCCACTGTCACGCTCGGCAACGCCACCTCCGAAGATTGTCCGGGCGGCGAGGGCACCCTGCTGACGATTGGCGAGGAATCCACGCTGATCTGCCCGCTGATGGTCGTGTATGCCGCCGATCTTCCCACCGGCACGCTCGTCGTCGACAGCGCCACCGTCTGGAATGAAGCTCCCCTGGAGTGGCGCGTGGTCCATCATAACTACGGCTTCCTGGCCAACTCGGTGACCCTGCGCACCACCGAGTTCGTCGCGTTGCGGGCGATCTACAACGCCGGCTGGGCCAACGCCTGGGGCTCAAGCGATCTGCGCACCTGGCTCAACGCCGACTTCGCCGCCGCCTTCTCCCCGGCGTTGAGCGAGGCACTTACGCCCGTCACCATTCCCTGGGTCTCCATCAACAGCGGTGACCTCACCACCGGCGGCGACGTCGACGCGGTCTTCATCGCCTCGCGCACCGAGCTCGGCGGCGAGGCGGTCGCTGGCGAGGGCGAGGTCTTTGACTGGTTCGCCGACCCGGCCACCGCCGCCGAGCGACGCGCCGAGAGCGAGACCCCGGTGCAGTACTGGACCCGCACCGGCATGTGGACCACCTACAGCGGCAGCGAATACCCCATGAGCGCCTGGATGGTGAACACGTCTGGCGACTTCGTCGCCGGAAACTGGACCAGCGACCCCTTCGGAGTCCGGCCGGTGATCAACATCGACGGCGACACCCTGGTGGTGCAGCGCGAGAGCAATCGTTTTGAAGTGATCACCCTCGACTAA